One stretch of Streptomyces sp. 135 DNA includes these proteins:
- a CDS encoding sensor histidine kinase, translating to MQRLYDFLRRHPTWVDGFWAFVLLGISGLGLVSMSGGNGHEPTLLAVPVALGLCLVVALRRRATEPMLVLVAVIGVFQLVFDVETMPANFAMLVIIYTAAADGAQWASRFALVGGLCAAPLSMMRWSAGNDSVFGSVLFTIFQIVPFALAWVLGDSIRTRRAYLAQLEERADRLEKEREAQSKVAVAAERARIARELHDVVAHNVSVMVVQADGAAYVLDTAPDQAKKALETISGTGRQALAEMRRLLGVLRTGEPEEGSEYVPQPDVEQLDELIEQVRTAGLPVDYKVEGTPRPLPSGVELTAYRIVQEALTNTRKHGGENAGASVRLVYFDDGLGLLVEDDGKGAPHELYEDGGADGRGHGLIGMRERVGMVGGTLDAGPRPGGGFRISALLPLKPAH from the coding sequence GTGCAGCGTCTCTATGACTTCCTCCGCAGACACCCGACATGGGTCGACGGCTTCTGGGCCTTCGTCCTGCTCGGGATCTCCGGGCTCGGTCTGGTGTCGATGTCCGGCGGGAACGGACACGAGCCGACCCTCCTGGCGGTCCCGGTCGCCCTCGGACTCTGCCTGGTGGTCGCGCTGCGCCGGCGGGCGACCGAGCCGATGCTGGTCCTCGTCGCGGTCATCGGCGTCTTCCAGCTCGTCTTCGACGTGGAGACGATGCCCGCGAACTTCGCCATGCTCGTGATCATCTACACCGCGGCGGCCGACGGGGCGCAGTGGGCCTCGCGGTTCGCTCTGGTGGGCGGCCTGTGCGCGGCGCCGCTGTCGATGATGCGCTGGTCCGCGGGGAACGACTCCGTATTCGGCAGCGTCCTCTTCACGATCTTCCAGATCGTTCCCTTCGCGCTCGCCTGGGTCCTCGGCGACTCCATCCGCACCCGCCGCGCCTACCTGGCGCAGCTGGAGGAGCGCGCCGACCGGCTGGAGAAGGAGCGCGAGGCGCAGTCGAAGGTCGCGGTGGCGGCGGAGCGGGCCCGCATCGCGCGCGAACTGCACGACGTCGTCGCGCACAACGTCTCGGTGATGGTCGTCCAGGCCGACGGCGCCGCGTACGTCCTGGACACCGCGCCCGACCAGGCCAAGAAGGCCCTGGAGACCATTTCGGGGACCGGCCGCCAGGCGCTCGCCGAGATGCGCCGCCTGCTCGGTGTGCTGCGCACCGGGGAGCCCGAGGAGGGTTCCGAGTACGTTCCGCAGCCCGACGTCGAGCAGCTCGACGAGCTCATCGAACAGGTGCGCACGGCCGGTCTGCCCGTCGACTACAAGGTGGAGGGCACCCCGCGCCCGCTGCCCAGCGGCGTGGAGCTCACCGCGTACCGCATCGTGCAGGAGGCGCTGACGAACACGCGCAAGCACGGCGGCGAGAACGCGGGCGCGAGCGTGCGCCTGGTCTACTTCGACGACGGCCTGGGGCTGCTCGTCGAGGACGACGGCAAGGGCGCCCCGCACGAGCTGTACGAGGACGGCGGCGCCGACGGCAGGGGACACGGTCTGATCGGCATGCGTGAGCGCGTCGGCATGGTCGGCGGCACGCTGGACGCGGGGCCGCGTCCTGGCGGAGGCTTCCGGATCAGCGCGCTGCTGCCCCTCAAACCAGCACACTGA
- a CDS encoding L-aspartate oxidase, with product MSATGIRLHAPAPGWSLDADVVVVGSGVAGLTAALRCSAAGLRTVVVTKARLDDGSTRWAQGGIAAALGEGDTPEQHLDDTLVAGVGLCDEEAVRTLVTEGPGAVRRLIETGAHFDTGPEGAIELTREGGHHRRRIAHAGGDATGAEVSRALVEAVRARGIPTVENALVLDLLTDAEGRTAGVSLHVMGEGQHDGVGAVHAPAVVLATGGMGQVFSATTNPSVSTGDGVALALRAGAEVSDLEFVQFHPTVLFLGADAEGQQPLVSEAVRGEGAYLVDADGVRFMVGQHELAELAPRDIVAKGITRRMQERGTDHMYLDARHFGADMWATRFPTILAACRAHGIDPVTEPIPVAPAAHYASGGVRTDPHGRTTVPGLYACGEVACTGVHGANRLASNSLLEGLVYAERIAADITAEHARNTLHTRVPHPVTHPETPSHPLLPPEARFAIQRVMTEGAGVLRSAESLTQAAARLARIHAEAAGALAEHGKTAEPGVDTWETTNLLCVARVLVAAAQRREETRGCHWREDHADRDDETWRRHIVVRLNPDRTLAAHTTETHDFPPTRPSPQEQ from the coding sequence ATGAGTGCCACCGGAATACGGCTGCACGCACCCGCGCCCGGCTGGTCCCTGGACGCCGACGTCGTGGTCGTCGGCTCCGGAGTCGCCGGACTGACCGCCGCCCTGCGCTGCTCGGCCGCCGGCCTGCGCACGGTCGTGGTGACCAAGGCCCGCCTGGACGACGGCTCCACGCGCTGGGCGCAGGGCGGCATCGCCGCGGCGCTCGGCGAGGGCGACACCCCCGAACAGCACCTGGACGACACGCTGGTGGCGGGCGTGGGCCTGTGCGACGAGGAGGCCGTGCGCACCCTCGTCACCGAGGGCCCCGGCGCCGTACGCCGCCTCATCGAGACCGGCGCCCACTTCGACACCGGCCCCGAGGGAGCCATCGAGCTGACCCGTGAGGGCGGCCACCACCGCCGTCGCATCGCGCACGCGGGCGGCGACGCGACCGGCGCGGAGGTCTCCCGCGCCCTCGTCGAGGCGGTCCGCGCGCGTGGCATACCGACCGTCGAGAACGCCCTGGTCCTCGACCTGCTCACCGACGCCGAGGGCCGCACCGCCGGTGTCTCCCTGCACGTCATGGGAGAGGGCCAGCACGACGGCGTGGGCGCCGTCCACGCCCCCGCCGTGGTCCTCGCGACCGGCGGCATGGGCCAGGTCTTCTCGGCGACCACCAACCCGTCCGTGTCCACGGGCGACGGCGTCGCGCTCGCCCTGCGCGCGGGCGCCGAGGTCTCCGACCTCGAATTCGTGCAGTTCCACCCCACCGTGCTCTTCCTCGGCGCCGACGCCGAGGGCCAGCAGCCGCTGGTCTCCGAAGCGGTGCGGGGCGAGGGCGCCTACCTGGTGGACGCCGACGGCGTGCGCTTCATGGTCGGCCAGCACGAACTGGCCGAGCTGGCGCCCCGCGACATCGTCGCCAAGGGCATCACGCGCCGCATGCAGGAGCGGGGCACCGACCACATGTACCTCGACGCCCGGCACTTCGGCGCCGACATGTGGGCCACCCGCTTCCCGACGATCCTGGCCGCCTGCCGCGCCCACGGCATCGACCCGGTCACCGAGCCCATCCCCGTCGCCCCGGCCGCGCACTACGCCTCCGGAGGCGTCCGCACCGACCCGCACGGCCGCACCACCGTCCCGGGCCTGTACGCCTGCGGGGAGGTCGCCTGCACCGGTGTGCACGGCGCCAACCGCCTCGCCTCGAACTCCCTCCTCGAAGGCCTGGTCTACGCCGAACGCATCGCTGCGGACATCACGGCCGAACACGCACGGAACACCCTCCACACGCGCGTGCCACACCCCGTCACCCACCCCGAGACCCCGTCCCACCCCCTGCTGCCGCCCGAGGCCCGCTTCGCCATCCAGCGCGTGATGACCGAGGGCGCCGGGGTGCTCCGCTCCGCCGAATCCCTCACTCAGGCGGCGGCCCGCCTGGCCCGCATCCACGCCGAAGCCGCGGGGGCGCTGGCCGAGCACGGCAAGACGGCAGAGCCGGGCGTCGACACCTGGGAGACCACCAACCTCCTGTGCGTCGCCCGCGTCCTGGTGGCCGCCGCCCAGCGCCGCGAGGAGACCCGGGGCTGCCACTGGCGCGAGGACCACGCCGACCGCGACGACGAGACCTGGCGGCGCCACATCGTCGTACGCCTCAACCCGGACAGGACCCTGGCCGCCCACACCACCGAGACCCACGACTTCCCCCCGACCCGCCCCAGTCCCCAGGAGCAGTGA
- a CDS encoding SAM-dependent methyltransferase yields MTNDDRAPGTGAPRGWREATEAALYGPDGFYRGPGGPAAHFRTSVHASPLYAAAVARLLCRVDEALGHPEEVSFVDMGAGRGELTTAVLAALPADAAARVRAYAVERAERPVGLDPRIAWLPAPPAGVTGLLFANEWLDNVPVDVAEVDGDGTARRVLVRDDGTEVLGGPVEGPDAAWLARWWPLDGEPGLRAEIGRPRDEAWAAAVATLTRGLAVAVDYAHDRGSRPPFGTLTGFRAGRETAPVPDGGCDITAHVALDACAGEGAALLTQRAALGALGVSGGRPPLFLASEDPAAYVRALTRAGEAAELTAPGGLGDFRWLLQPVGVPEGTALLVDVADHEEE; encoded by the coding sequence GTGACGAACGACGACCGCGCGCCGGGAACAGGCGCCCCGCGGGGCTGGCGCGAGGCCACGGAGGCCGCCCTGTACGGCCCTGACGGCTTCTATCGCGGCCCCGGGGGACCCGCAGCGCACTTCCGCACCTCCGTCCATGCCTCGCCCCTCTACGCCGCCGCCGTGGCCCGCCTCCTGTGCCGGGTGGACGAGGCGCTGGGCCACCCGGAAGAGGTCTCCTTCGTGGACATGGGCGCGGGTCGCGGCGAACTGACGACGGCCGTCCTGGCGGCGCTGCCCGCCGACGCGGCGGCACGCGTGCGTGCGTACGCGGTCGAGCGCGCGGAGCGTCCCGTGGGCCTCGACCCCCGTATCGCGTGGCTGCCCGCGCCGCCGGCCGGTGTGACGGGCCTGCTCTTCGCCAACGAGTGGCTGGACAACGTCCCCGTGGACGTCGCCGAGGTGGACGGCGACGGAACGGCGCGCCGTGTCCTCGTACGCGACGACGGCACCGAGGTGCTTGGCGGTCCCGTCGAGGGCCCGGACGCCGCGTGGCTGGCGCGCTGGTGGCCGCTGGACGGGGAGCCCGGACTGCGCGCGGAGATCGGCCGCCCCCGGGACGAGGCGTGGGCGGCGGCCGTGGCGACGCTCACGCGCGGCCTCGCGGTCGCCGTCGACTACGCCCACGACCGGGGGTCCCGCCCGCCCTTCGGGACGCTCACGGGCTTCAGGGCGGGCCGGGAGACGGCTCCCGTGCCGGACGGCGGCTGCGACATCACCGCGCACGTGGCGCTGGACGCCTGCGCGGGTGAGGGCGCCGCGCTGCTCACCCAGCGGGCGGCGCTCGGCGCGCTCGGGGTGAGCGGCGGCCGTCCCCCGCTGTTCCTGGCCTCCGAGGACCCGGCGGCGTACGTACGTGCCCTCACGCGCGCGGGAGAGGCCGCGGAACTCACCGCGCCCGGCGGGCTCGGGGACTTCCGGTGGCTGCTCCAGCCCGTCGGCGTCCCCGAAGGCACCGCACTACTTGTCGATGTCGCCGACCACGAAGAAGAGTGA
- a CDS encoding DUF5937 family protein, whose translation MSVRIDISGLSRERIHVVPSPLGELGMALHALSEPGHHPGLQGWATAVSARLDPCLADRMCEADFLWRTTFSDVFAPFAGIQGARALPGATLTEELDQLDQLTDEQFVDAALEFTCQSTYSDPDRNLLSDAAVQQRALDLAAARGPHQVRFTKRLLDDPPVVRAWLRALLEDCDEAFFADTWARVNHQLAADARHKTELLRRKGLAEALKAISGAVSLDEDARVITVDKISEGRTTSGAGGLVLVPTSLGWPHLMVLHRKGWQAAITYPISTSGLTAPPTVEQLTHRMSALAHPVRMRLCRHLARGSYTTGELADAHGMTAPEISRHLTVLKKAGLVTTRRRGRYVQHQLDIGVVSRLGSDFIEGVLR comes from the coding sequence ATGAGCGTGCGCATCGACATCAGCGGCCTGTCGCGGGAGCGGATCCACGTCGTGCCCTCGCCCCTGGGCGAGCTCGGCATGGCGCTGCACGCACTGTCGGAGCCGGGCCACCACCCGGGGCTCCAGGGCTGGGCGACGGCCGTCTCGGCGCGCCTGGACCCCTGCCTGGCGGACCGCATGTGCGAGGCCGACTTCCTGTGGCGTACGACGTTCTCGGACGTGTTCGCGCCGTTCGCCGGCATCCAGGGGGCGAGGGCCCTCCCGGGTGCCACGCTCACCGAGGAGCTCGACCAGCTCGACCAGCTGACGGACGAGCAGTTCGTCGACGCCGCCCTTGAGTTCACCTGCCAGTCGACGTACTCGGACCCGGACCGCAATCTGCTGTCCGATGCCGCCGTGCAGCAGCGCGCGCTGGATCTGGCCGCCGCGCGCGGCCCTCACCAGGTGCGGTTCACCAAGCGCCTGCTGGACGACCCGCCGGTCGTCCGCGCGTGGCTCCGGGCGCTCCTGGAGGACTGCGACGAGGCCTTCTTCGCCGACACCTGGGCCCGTGTCAACCACCAACTGGCCGCGGACGCCCGGCACAAGACGGAGCTGCTGCGGCGCAAGGGCCTCGCGGAGGCCCTGAAGGCGATCTCCGGGGCGGTCTCCCTGGACGAGGACGCCCGGGTCATCACCGTCGACAAGATCAGCGAGGGGCGGACGACGTCGGGCGCGGGCGGCCTGGTGCTCGTGCCGACGAGTCTCGGGTGGCCGCACCTCATGGTCCTGCACCGCAAGGGCTGGCAGGCCGCGATCACCTACCCGATCAGCACCTCGGGCCTCACCGCACCGCCGACCGTGGAGCAGCTGACCCACCGCATGTCGGCGCTCGCCCACCCGGTGCGGATGCGGCTCTGCCGACACCTCGCGCGCGGGTCGTACACCACGGGCGAGCTGGCGGACGCGCACGGCATGACCGCGCCGGAGATATCCCGGCACCTGACCGTCCTGAAGAAGGCCGGCCTGGTCACCACGCGCCGCCGCGGGCGCTATGTGCAGCACCAGCTGGACATCGGCGTGGTGTCCCGCCTCGGCAGCGACTTCATCGAGGGCGTGCTGCGCTAG
- a CDS encoding beta-eliminating lyase-related protein, translated as MTANDVDQTPSEDRPRDGEPDGRARHVAAARGAARTLHRSPLHVPLTERFSALAAAAPEVVGADEATDVYGDGVVATLEDEAAGLLGKEAAVFFPTGTMAQQIALRCWAGRTGNATVALHPKAHPEVHEGGAFSAVSGLRTVHPTNEPRLPTAHEVRDFPEPFGTLMLELPLRDAGFVLPTWEELEAVVEAARERDAVVHVDGARLWECAPHFGRPLPEIAGLADTVYVSFYKSLGGLSGAALAGPRTLVEEARVWRHRYGGQLFQHFPAAVSALLGLKHTLPRLPDYVAHARVVAEALYEGFTAAGVAWSRVHPRRPHTHQFQVWLPYAPDVLDEASLGQAEETGTLLFGRWFADGPPGLSVTEVTVTEEGLGWTADDVKEAVADFVRRIPR; from the coding sequence ATGACTGCGAACGACGTGGACCAGACGCCCTCCGAGGACCGGCCGAGGGACGGTGAGCCCGACGGCCGGGCCAGGCACGTGGCGGCGGCCCGCGGCGCCGCCCGCACCCTGCACCGCTCCCCTCTCCACGTCCCCCTCACCGAACGTTTCTCGGCGCTGGCGGCGGCCGCCCCCGAGGTCGTCGGCGCGGACGAGGCCACGGATGTGTACGGGGACGGTGTCGTCGCCACGCTGGAGGACGAGGCCGCGGGTCTGCTCGGCAAGGAGGCCGCCGTCTTCTTCCCGACCGGCACGATGGCCCAGCAGATCGCCCTGCGCTGCTGGGCGGGCCGCACCGGGAACGCGACCGTCGCGCTGCACCCCAAGGCGCACCCGGAAGTCCACGAAGGAGGCGCCTTCTCCGCCGTCAGCGGCCTGCGCACGGTGCACCCCACGAATGAGCCGCGGTTGCCCACGGCCCACGAAGTGCGGGACTTCCCCGAGCCCTTCGGGACGCTGATGCTCGAACTGCCGCTCAGGGACGCCGGTTTCGTCCTGCCGACGTGGGAGGAGCTCGAAGCGGTCGTGGAGGCGGCCCGTGAACGGGACGCGGTCGTGCATGTCGACGGCGCCCGCCTGTGGGAGTGCGCGCCGCACTTCGGCCGTCCCCTTCCCGAGATCGCGGGCCTGGCGGACACCGTGTACGTGTCGTTCTACAAGTCCCTCGGAGGGCTGAGCGGCGCCGCGCTGGCCGGGCCTCGCACGCTCGTCGAGGAGGCGAGGGTGTGGCGCCACCGGTACGGAGGGCAGCTGTTCCAGCACTTCCCGGCCGCTGTCTCCGCCCTGTTGGGTCTGAAGCACACGCTGCCGCGGCTGCCCGATTACGTCGCCCACGCGCGCGTGGTCGCCGAGGCGCTGTACGAAGGGTTCACGGCCGCCGGGGTCGCCTGGTCCCGCGTACACCCGCGACGGCCGCACACCCACCAGTTCCAGGTCTGGCTGCCGTACGCGCCCGACGTGCTGGACGAGGCCTCGCTCGGGCAGGCCGAGGAGACCGGAACCCTGCTGTTCGGCCGCTGGTTCGCGGACGGGCCGCCCGGCCTCTCGGTCACGGAGGTCACCGTGACCGAGGAGGGCCTTGGCTGGACGGCCGACGACGTCAAGGAAGCGGTCGCGGACTTCGTGCGACGGATCCCCCGCTGA
- a CDS encoding NADH-quinone oxidoreductase subunit D, with the protein MSPTTETTTQTTLGIGGAAESTDMVLNIGPQHPSTHGVLRLRLVLDGERIQHAEPVIGYMHRGAEKLFEARDYRQIVMLANRHDWLSAFSNELGVVLAVERMLGMEVPERAVWTRTLLAELNRVLNHLMFLGSYPLELGGITPVFHAFREREELQNVMEEISGGRMHYMFNRVGGLKEDLPAGWTSRAREAVASVRSRMDVYDRLVLGNEIFRGRTRGVGVLTPEAAHAYGVSGPIARASGVDFDLRRDEPYLAYPELQDTLKVVTRQEGDCLARFECLLEQTHNALDLADACLDRIADLPQGPINQRLPKVLKAPEGHTYAWTENPLGINGYYLVSKGEKTPYRLKLRSASYNNIQALAELLPGQLVADMVAILGSLFFVVGDIDK; encoded by the coding sequence ATGAGTCCCACGACGGAGACCACCACGCAGACCACGCTCGGCATCGGCGGCGCGGCCGAGAGCACCGACATGGTGCTCAACATCGGCCCCCAGCACCCGTCCACGCACGGTGTGCTCCGCCTGCGCCTCGTCCTGGACGGCGAGCGCATCCAGCACGCGGAGCCGGTCATCGGCTACATGCACCGCGGCGCCGAGAAGCTCTTCGAGGCACGGGACTACCGGCAGATCGTGATGCTGGCCAACCGCCACGACTGGCTGTCCGCGTTCTCGAACGAACTCGGCGTGGTGCTGGCCGTCGAGCGGATGCTCGGCATGGAGGTCCCCGAGCGCGCCGTGTGGACGCGCACGCTGCTCGCCGAGCTGAACCGCGTGCTCAACCACCTGATGTTCCTCGGGTCCTACCCCCTGGAACTGGGCGGGATCACCCCGGTGTTCCACGCGTTCCGCGAGCGCGAGGAGCTCCAGAACGTGATGGAGGAGATCTCCGGCGGCCGCATGCACTACATGTTCAACCGCGTGGGCGGCCTCAAGGAGGACCTGCCCGCCGGATGGACCTCCCGCGCGCGGGAGGCCGTCGCGTCGGTGCGCTCGCGCATGGACGTGTACGACCGCCTGGTGCTCGGCAACGAGATCTTCCGGGGGCGCACGCGCGGCGTCGGCGTCCTCACCCCCGAGGCGGCGCACGCCTACGGAGTGAGCGGTCCCATCGCCCGCGCCTCCGGCGTCGACTTCGACCTGCGCCGCGACGAGCCCTACCTCGCGTACCCCGAACTCCAGGACACCCTGAAGGTCGTCACGCGCCAGGAGGGCGACTGCCTGGCCCGCTTCGAGTGCCTCCTGGAGCAGACCCACAACGCCCTCGACCTCGCCGACGCCTGCCTGGACCGGATCGCGGATCTCCCGCAGGGACCGATCAACCAGCGCCTGCCGAAGGTCCTCAAGGCCCCCGAGGGCCACACGTACGCGTGGACCGAGAACCCCCTGGGGATCAACGGCTACTACCTGGTCTCCAAGGGCGAGAAGACCCCGTACCGCCTGAAGCTGCGTTCGGCCTCCTACAACAACATCCAGGCCCTCGCCGAGCTGCTTCCTGGACAGCTGGTCGCGGACATGGTGGCGATCCTCGGGTCACTCTTCTTCGTGGTCGGCGACATCGACAAGTAG
- a CDS encoding response regulator transcription factor: MSIRVMLVDDQVLLRTGFRMVLAAQPDMEVVAEAGDGVEALEVLRSTKVDVVLMDVRMPKLDGVETTRRVCQDANPPKVLILTTFDLDEYAFSGLKAGASGFMLKDVPPGELLAAIRSVHSGDAVVAPSTTRRLLDRFAPMLPNAGGQPQHQELERLTSREREVMVLVAQGLSNGEIAARLVLSEATVKTHVGRILTKLGLRDRVQVVVLAYETGLVRAGGAS, from the coding sequence ATGTCGATCCGCGTGATGCTCGTCGACGACCAAGTGCTGCTCCGCACCGGATTCCGGATGGTGCTCGCCGCGCAGCCGGACATGGAGGTCGTCGCGGAGGCGGGTGACGGCGTCGAGGCCCTTGAGGTGTTGCGCTCGACCAAGGTCGACGTCGTGCTGATGGACGTACGCATGCCGAAACTGGACGGCGTCGAGACGACCCGGCGCGTCTGCCAGGACGCGAACCCGCCGAAGGTGCTGATCCTGACCACCTTCGACCTCGACGAGTACGCCTTCTCGGGGCTGAAGGCGGGCGCCTCCGGGTTCATGCTCAAGGACGTGCCCCCGGGGGAGCTGCTCGCCGCTATCCGCTCCGTGCACAGCGGTGACGCGGTGGTCGCGCCGTCCACCACGCGGCGCCTGCTCGACCGTTTCGCGCCGATGCTGCCGAACGCGGGCGGGCAGCCGCAGCACCAGGAGCTGGAGCGCCTCACGAGCCGTGAGCGCGAGGTGATGGTGCTCGTCGCACAGGGCCTGTCGAACGGCGAGATCGCGGCCCGGCTGGTGCTCTCGGAGGCCACCGTGAAGACCCATGTCGGCCGCATCCTGACCAAGCTGGGCCTGCGGGACCGGGTGCAGGTCGTCGTCCTCGCGTACGAGACGGGCCTCGTACGGGCCGGGGGCGCTTCCTAG
- a CDS encoding DUF2520 domain-containing protein encodes MNASHQPDPRDRPARLTVGVVGAGRVGPALAASLQLAGHRPVAASGVSDASVRRAAVMLPDVPLVPVAEVLERADLVLLTVPDDALPGLVEGLAETGAVRPGQLLVHTSGRYGTKVLEPALRAGALPLALHPAMTFTGTPVDVQRLAGCSFGVTAPEELRLAAEALVIEMGGEPEWIAEGNRPLYHAALALGANHLVTLVAESMDLLRDAGVAAPDRMLGPLLGAALDNALRSGDAALTGPVARGDAGTVAAHVAELRKHAPQTVAGYLAMARATADRALAHGLLKPELAEDLLGVLANGAGGTGGTGTEGGSR; translated from the coding sequence GTGAACGCATCGCATCAGCCGGACCCGCGGGATCGCCCCGCGAGGCTCACGGTGGGAGTCGTGGGAGCGGGCCGTGTCGGCCCCGCGCTCGCCGCGTCGCTCCAGCTCGCCGGGCACCGCCCGGTGGCCGCGTCGGGGGTGTCCGACGCCTCAGTGCGCCGGGCCGCCGTCATGCTGCCCGACGTGCCCCTCGTCCCGGTGGCCGAGGTCCTCGAACGCGCCGACCTGGTGCTCCTGACCGTGCCCGACGACGCGCTGCCCGGCCTGGTCGAAGGCCTCGCGGAGACCGGCGCGGTGCGCCCGGGCCAGCTCCTCGTACACACCTCCGGGCGGTACGGCACCAAGGTCCTCGAGCCCGCCCTGCGCGCCGGCGCCCTGCCGCTCGCGCTGCACCCCGCCATGACGTTCACCGGCACCCCTGTCGACGTGCAGCGCCTGGCCGGGTGCTCGTTCGGCGTGACGGCGCCCGAGGAGCTGCGGCTCGCCGCCGAGGCTTTGGTCATCGAGATGGGCGGCGAGCCCGAGTGGATCGCCGAGGGGAACCGCCCGCTCTACCACGCGGCGCTCGCCCTCGGCGCGAACCACCTGGTCACCCTGGTCGCCGAGTCCATGGACCTGCTGCGCGACGCGGGCGTCGCGGCCCCCGACCGGATGCTCGGCCCGCTGCTCGGCGCCGCCCTGGACAACGCACTGCGCTCGGGCGACGCGGCGCTCACCGGCCCCGTCGCGCGCGGCGACGCGGGCACGGTCGCCGCGCACGTCGCGGAGTTGCGCAAGCACGCCCCGCAGACCGTCGCCGGCTACCTCGCGATGGCCCGCGCCACCGCCGACCGGGCCCTCGCCCACGGCCTGCTCAAGCCGGAGCTCGCCGAGGACCTCCTCGGTGTGCTGGCCAACGGCGCGGGCGGCACCGGCGGAACCGGGACCGAAGGGGGCTCCCGATGA
- the nadC gene encoding carboxylating nicotinate-nucleotide diphosphorylase: MTVSTPDDLPLAPTAAGGGCGDACGCGGEDAFDPLECGLDPALARLLAEAGLDPLQIEDIAHMAIEEDLAGGVDVTTVATIPEDAVATADFVAREAGTVAGLRVAEAVVSVVCEEEFEVERHVEDGDRVEAGDVLLSVTTRTRDLLTAERSALNILCRLSGIASATRAWADVLDGTKAKVRDTRKTTPGYRALEKYAVRMGGGVNHRMSLSDAALVKDNHVVAAGGVAQAFKAVREQFPDVPIEVEVDTLHQLREVIDAGADLILLDNFTPGETEEAVAIVGGRAFLESSGRLTLENARAYAVTGVDYLAVGALTHSSPILDIGLDLREAVRD; the protein is encoded by the coding sequence GTGACCGTGAGCACCCCCGACGACCTCCCCCTCGCCCCCACAGCCGCAGGCGGCGGCTGCGGCGACGCCTGCGGCTGCGGCGGGGAGGACGCCTTCGACCCCCTGGAGTGCGGCCTCGACCCCGCTCTCGCGCGCCTCCTGGCCGAGGCGGGCCTCGACCCCCTCCAGATCGAGGACATCGCGCACATGGCCATCGAGGAGGACCTGGCGGGCGGCGTGGACGTCACCACGGTCGCCACCATCCCCGAGGACGCCGTCGCCACCGCCGACTTCGTCGCGCGCGAGGCGGGCACGGTCGCGGGCCTGCGCGTCGCCGAGGCCGTCGTCTCCGTGGTGTGCGAGGAGGAGTTCGAGGTCGAGCGGCACGTCGAGGACGGCGACCGCGTCGAGGCGGGTGACGTGCTCCTCAGCGTCACCACCCGCACCCGCGACCTGCTCACCGCCGAGCGCAGCGCCCTGAACATCCTGTGCCGCCTCTCCGGCATCGCGAGCGCCACGCGCGCGTGGGCGGACGTTCTCGACGGCACGAAGGCGAAGGTCCGCGACACCCGCAAGACGACGCCCGGGTACCGCGCCCTGGAGAAGTACGCCGTACGGATGGGCGGCGGCGTCAACCACCGCATGTCCCTCTCCGACGCGGCCCTGGTCAAGGACAACCACGTGGTCGCGGCGGGCGGCGTCGCGCAGGCCTTCAAGGCCGTACGCGAGCAGTTCCCGGACGTACCGATCGAGGTCGAGGTCGACACGCTCCACCAGCTGCGCGAGGTCATCGACGCGGGCGCCGACCTGATCCTCCTGGACAACTTCACGCCGGGTGAGACCGAGGAGGCCGTCGCCATCGTCGGCGGCCGCGCGTTCCTGGAGTCCTCGGGCCGCCTCACCCTGGAGAACGCCCGTGCGTACGCCGTCACGGGCGTCGACTACCTGGCGGTGGGCGCCCTCACTCACTCCTCCCCGATCCTCGACATCGGCCTGGACCTGCGGGAAGCGGTGCGCGACTGA